The proteins below come from a single Haemorhous mexicanus isolate bHaeMex1 chromosome 18, bHaeMex1.pri, whole genome shotgun sequence genomic window:
- the ADRM1 gene encoding proteasomal ubiquitin receptor ADRM1 isoform X3 translates to MSSGALFPSLVPGSRGSSSKYLVEFRAGKMSLKGSTVTPDKRKGLVYIQQTDDSLIHFCWKDRTSGNVEDDLIIFPDDCEFKRVPQCTTGRVYVLKFKAGSKRLFFWMQEPKTDKDEEHCRKVNEYLNNPPMPGALGGNASGGHELSALGGEGGLQSLLGNMSHNQLMQLIGPTGLGGLGGLGALTGPGLASLLGSGGPPTSSSSSSSRSQSAAVTPSSTTSSTRVTPAPSVPAAASVTSPSPVPSSVDLAAVLTPEIMAPILANAEVQERLMPYLPSGESLPQTAEEIQNTLTSPQFQQVPGTVESGKLLSRSGKKEGYGLTVLPAVTQGQMGMVFTFSFGVGLYLFLYYKCALADDRRSSKFIVPFHQMAP, encoded by the exons ATGTCTTCAGGTGCATTATTTCCAAGCCTGGTGCCAGGCTCTCGTGGCTCCTCGAGCAAATACCTGGTGGAATTTCGGGCAGGGAAGATGTCCTTGAAAGGCAGCACTGTAACTCCAGACAAGAGAAAAGGCCTCGTTTACATCCAGCAAACCGATGATTCCCTCATTCACTTCTGCTGGAAGGACAGGACTTCAGGCAATGTGGAGGAT gatttgattatttttcctgATGACTGTGAGTTCAAGAGAGTCCCACAGTGCACCACAGGCCGTGTGTATGTATTGAAGTTCAAGGCAGGATCAAAACGACTCTTCTTCTGGATGCAG GAGCCGAAGACAGACAAGGATGAGGAGCACTGCCGTAAGGTGAACGAGTATCTCAACAATCCCCCCATGCCAGGGGCATTGGGTGGGAATGCCAGCGGAGGCCACGAGCTCTCAGCACTGGGAG gtGAGGGTGGCTTGCAAAGCCTTCTTGGAAACATGAGCCATAACCAGCTCATGCAGCTGATCGGACCAACGGGCTTAGGAGGACTTG GTGGGCTGGGTGCACTGACGGGACCTGGGCTGGCCAGTCTGCTTGGGAGTGGGGGACCTCCAACCAGCAGTTCATCATCAAG CTCTCGCAGCCAGTCGGCTGCAGTGACTCCATCTTCCACGACTTCTTCCACCCGTGTAACGCCGGCCCCGTCCGTTCCTGCGGCTGCCTCGGtgaccagccccagccccgttcccagtTCGG TGGACCTGGCAGCTGTTCTGACTCCCGAGATCATGGCTCCCATCCTGGCCAATGCTGAAGTTCAGGAGCGATTGATGCCTTACCTTCCCTCAGGGGAATCCCTGCCGCAGACTGCGGAAGAGATCCAGAACACCCTGACGTCTCCTCAGTTCCAGCAG GTTCCTGGCACTGTTGAGAGTGGGAAGTTGCTCAGTAGAAGTGGAAAGAAGGAGGGATATGGTTTAACAGTTCTTCCTGCAGTCACTCAAGGGCAGATGGGAAtggtttttactttttcttttggagttgggctttacctttttctttattataaaTGTGCTCTGGCAGATGACAGGAGAAGTAGCAAATTCATAGTTCCCTTTCACCAAATGGCTCCTTAA
- the ADRM1 gene encoding proteasomal ubiquitin receptor ADRM1 isoform X2: protein MSSGALFPSLVPGSRGSSSKYLVEFRAGKMSLKGSTVTPDKRKGLVYIQQTDDSLIHFCWKDRTSGNVEDDLIIFPDDCEFKRVPQCTTGRVYVLKFKAGSKRLFFWMQEPKTDKDEEHCRKVNEYLNNPPMPGALGGNASGGHELSALGGEGGLQSLLGNMSHNQLMQLIGPTGLGGLGGLGALTGPGLASLLGSGGPPTSSSSSSSRSQSAAVTPSSTTSSTRVTPAPSVPAAASVTSPSPVPSSGNGTSSATSPTQPIQLSDLQNILATMNVPSGAGGQQVDLAAVLTPEIMAPILANAEVQERLMPYLPSGESLPQTAEEIQNTLTSPQFQQALSMFSAALASGQLGPLMSQFGLPAEAVDAANKGDVEAFAKAMQNSVKSDQKEGDSKDKKDEEEDMSLD, encoded by the exons ATGTCTTCAGGTGCATTATTTCCAAGCCTGGTGCCAGGCTCTCGTGGCTCCTCGAGCAAATACCTGGTGGAATTTCGGGCAGGGAAGATGTCCTTGAAAGGCAGCACTGTAACTCCAGACAAGAGAAAAGGCCTCGTTTACATCCAGCAAACCGATGATTCCCTCATTCACTTCTGCTGGAAGGACAGGACTTCAGGCAATGTGGAGGAT gatttgattatttttcctgATGACTGTGAGTTCAAGAGAGTCCCACAGTGCACCACAGGCCGTGTGTATGTATTGAAGTTCAAGGCAGGATCAAAACGACTCTTCTTCTGGATGCAG GAGCCGAAGACAGACAAGGATGAGGAGCACTGCCGTAAGGTGAACGAGTATCTCAACAATCCCCCCATGCCAGGGGCATTGGGTGGGAATGCCAGCGGAGGCCACGAGCTCTCAGCACTGGGAG gtGAGGGTGGCTTGCAAAGCCTTCTTGGAAACATGAGCCATAACCAGCTCATGCAGCTGATCGGACCAACGGGCTTAGGAGGACTTG GTGGGCTGGGTGCACTGACGGGACCTGGGCTGGCCAGTCTGCTTGGGAGTGGGGGACCTCCAACCAGCAGTTCATCATCAAG CTCTCGCAGCCAGTCGGCTGCAGTGACTCCATCTTCCACGACTTCTTCCACCCGTGTAACGCCGGCCCCGTCCGTTCCTGCGGCTGCCTCGGtgaccagccccagccccgttcccagtTCGGGTAATGGAACCAGCTCAGCCACAAGCCCAACCCAGCCCATTCAATTGAGTGACCTTCAGAACATTTTAGCTACTATGAATGTGCCATCTGGAGCAGGAGGACAGCAAG TGGACCTGGCAGCTGTTCTGACTCCCGAGATCATGGCTCCCATCCTGGCCAATGCTGAAGTTCAGGAGCGATTGATGCCTTACCTTCCCTCAGGGGAATCCCTGCCGCAGACTGCGGAAGAGATCCAGAACACCCTGACGTCTCCTCAGTTCCAGCAG GCTTTGAGCATGTTCAGTGCTGCCTTAGCTTCAGGACAGCTGGGCCCACTCATGAGCCAGTTTGGGCTACCTGCAGAGGCAGTAGATGCAGCAAATAAAGGCG ATGTAGAAGCCTTTGCCAAAGCCATGCAGAACAGTGTCAAGTCAGACCAAAAGGAAGGAGACTCTAAGGACaagaaagatgaagaggaagatATGAGTTTAGATTAA
- the ADRM1 gene encoding proteasomal ubiquitin receptor ADRM1 isoform X1 — protein sequence MSSGALFPSLVPGSRGSSSKYLVEFRAGKMSLKGSTVTPDKRKGLVYIQQTDDSLIHFCWKDRTSGNVEDDLIIFPDDCEFKRVPQCTTGRVYVLKFKAGSKRLFFWMQEPKTDKDEEHCRKVNEYLNNPPMPGALGGNASGGHELSALGGEGGLQSLLGNMSHNQLMQLIGPTGLGGLGGLGALTGPGLASLLGSGGPPTSSSSSSSRSQSAAVTPSSTTSSTRVTPAPSVPAAASVTSPSPVPSSGNGTSSATSPTQPIQLSDLQNILATMNVPSGAGGQQVDLAAVLTPEIMAPILANAEVQERLMPYLPSGESLPQTAEEIQNTLTSPQFQQVPGTVESGKLLSRSGKKEGYGLTVLPAVTQGQMGMVFTFSFGVGLYLFLYYKCALADDRRSSKFIVPFHQMAP from the exons ATGTCTTCAGGTGCATTATTTCCAAGCCTGGTGCCAGGCTCTCGTGGCTCCTCGAGCAAATACCTGGTGGAATTTCGGGCAGGGAAGATGTCCTTGAAAGGCAGCACTGTAACTCCAGACAAGAGAAAAGGCCTCGTTTACATCCAGCAAACCGATGATTCCCTCATTCACTTCTGCTGGAAGGACAGGACTTCAGGCAATGTGGAGGAT gatttgattatttttcctgATGACTGTGAGTTCAAGAGAGTCCCACAGTGCACCACAGGCCGTGTGTATGTATTGAAGTTCAAGGCAGGATCAAAACGACTCTTCTTCTGGATGCAG GAGCCGAAGACAGACAAGGATGAGGAGCACTGCCGTAAGGTGAACGAGTATCTCAACAATCCCCCCATGCCAGGGGCATTGGGTGGGAATGCCAGCGGAGGCCACGAGCTCTCAGCACTGGGAG gtGAGGGTGGCTTGCAAAGCCTTCTTGGAAACATGAGCCATAACCAGCTCATGCAGCTGATCGGACCAACGGGCTTAGGAGGACTTG GTGGGCTGGGTGCACTGACGGGACCTGGGCTGGCCAGTCTGCTTGGGAGTGGGGGACCTCCAACCAGCAGTTCATCATCAAG CTCTCGCAGCCAGTCGGCTGCAGTGACTCCATCTTCCACGACTTCTTCCACCCGTGTAACGCCGGCCCCGTCCGTTCCTGCGGCTGCCTCGGtgaccagccccagccccgttcccagtTCGGGTAATGGAACCAGCTCAGCCACAAGCCCAACCCAGCCCATTCAATTGAGTGACCTTCAGAACATTTTAGCTACTATGAATGTGCCATCTGGAGCAGGAGGACAGCAAG TGGACCTGGCAGCTGTTCTGACTCCCGAGATCATGGCTCCCATCCTGGCCAATGCTGAAGTTCAGGAGCGATTGATGCCTTACCTTCCCTCAGGGGAATCCCTGCCGCAGACTGCGGAAGAGATCCAGAACACCCTGACGTCTCCTCAGTTCCAGCAG GTTCCTGGCACTGTTGAGAGTGGGAAGTTGCTCAGTAGAAGTGGAAAGAAGGAGGGATATGGTTTAACAGTTCTTCCTGCAGTCACTCAAGGGCAGATGGGAAtggtttttactttttcttttggagttgggctttacctttttctttattataaaTGTGCTCTGGCAGATGACAGGAGAAGTAGCAAATTCATAGTTCCCTTTCACCAAATGGCTCCTTAA
- the OSBPL2 gene encoding oxysterol-binding protein-related protein 2 isoform X1 codes for MNSEEEFYDAVTGFDSDNSSGDFSEANHKGPEMLDLEPHQSNRTEKHNGEAEIQENGIKRHRTSLPAPMFSRSDFSVWSILKKCIGLELSKITMPIVFNEPLSFLQRITEYMEHIYLINKACSHTDPLERMQAVAAFAVSAVASQWERTGKPFNPLLGETYELIREDLGFRFISEQVSHHPPISAFYSEGLNKDFIFHGSIYPKLKFWGKSIEAEPRGTITLELLKHNEAYTWTNPTCCVHNVIIGKLWLEQYGVVEIINHSTGDKCVLNFKPCGLFGKELHRVEGYIQDKHRKKLCVIYGKWTECLWCTDPTTYETYKKSEKRGSELKKKSNEEDIKSENDEADDMPEVQDTVQFIPGSKLLWRINSRPPNSSQMYNFTSFAVSLNELEKGMEAILAPTDCRLRPDIRNMENGNMDLASREKERLEEKQRAARNERAKDEVEWHTRWFHQGTNPYTGTPDWLYSGGYFDRNFSDCPDIY; via the exons GCTTTGATTCTGACAATTCTTCAGGAGACTTTTCAGAAGCAAATCATAAAGGTCCAGAAATGCTTGATCTAGAGCCACACCAAAGCAATAGGACTGAAAAGCATAACGGAGAAGCAGAGATACAAGAAAATGGGATTAAGAGACACAG GACATCATTACCTGCGCCAATGTTTTCTAGGAGTGATTTTAGTGTGTggagcatattaaaaaaatgcattggaCTG GAGCTGTCCAAGATTACAATGCCCATTGTCTTCAACGAGCCCTTGAGTTTCCTTCAAAGGATAACAGAATATATGGAGCATATATACCTCATCAATAAGGCTTGTAGTCACACAGATCCCCTGGAAAGAATGCAG GCTGTAGCTGCTTTTGCAGTTTCTGCTGTAGCTTCTCAGTGGGAGAGAACTGGCAAACCATTTAACCCACTGTTAGGAGAAACCTATGAATTAATCAG GGAGGACTTAGGATTTAGGTTTATATCTGAACAAGTCAGCCACCACCCACCTATTAGTGCATTTTATTCTGAAGGCCTCAATAAGGACTTCATATTTCATGGATCAATTTATCCCAAACTAAAATTCTGGGGAAAGAGTATAGAAGCAGAGCCTCGGGGAACAATTACTTTGGAGCTTCTGAA GCACAATGAAGCTTACACATGGACAAATCCAACCTGTTGTGTACATAATGTAATTATTGGTAAACTGTGGTTAGAACAGTATGGAGTGGTAGAAATTATAAATCACAG TACTGGAGATAAATGTGTTCTTAATTTTAAACCATGTGGACTGTTTGGGAAAGAGCTTCACAGAGTAGAAGGGTACATCCAGGACAAGCA CAGGAAGAAGCTGTGTGTGATCTATGGCAAGTGGACAGAATGTTTGTGGTGCACTGATCCCACCACGTACGAGACCTACAAAAAGAGTGAGAAGAGAGGCAGTGAGCTGAAGAAGAAGTCG AATGAAGAAGATATTAAATCTGAAAATGATGAGGCTGATGATATGCCAGAGGTTCAAGACACAGTGCAGTTCATACCAGGCAGTAAATTGCTTTGGAGAATAAACTCTAGGCCACCAAACTCATCACAG ATGTACAATTTCACCAGTTTTGCTGTGAGCCTCAATGAGCTGGAGAAGGGCATGGAAGCAATCCTGGCTCCCACAGACTGCCGGCTACGTCCAGACATCAGGAACATGGAGAACGGGAACATGG ATTTGGCaagcagagagaaggagagactagaagagaaacaaagagcTGCTCGCAATGAGCGTGCAAAGGATGAGGTGGAGTGGCACACACG ATGGTTTCATCAAGGCACTAACCCATACACTGGGACTCCAGATTGGCTCTACTCAGGTGGCTATTTTGATAGAAATTTCTCAGACTGTCCAGACATATACTGA
- the OSBPL2 gene encoding oxysterol-binding protein-related protein 2 isoform X2 encodes MNSEEEFYDAVTGFDSDNSSGDFSEANHKGPEMLDLEPHQSNRTEKHNGEAEIQENGIKRHRTSLPAPMFSRSDFSVWSILKKCIGLELSKITMPIVFNEPLSFLQRITEYMEHIYLINKACSHTDPLERMQAVAAFAVSAVASQWERTGKPFNPLLGETYELIREDLGFRFISEQVSHHPPISAFYSEGLNKDFIFHGSIYPKLKFWGKSIEAEPRGTITLELLKHNEAYTWTNPTCCVHNVIIGKLWLEQYGVVEIINHSTGDKCVLNFKPCGLFGKELHRVEGYIQDKQKKLCVIYGKWTECLWCTDPTTYETYKKSEKRGSELKKKSNEEDIKSENDEADDMPEVQDTVQFIPGSKLLWRINSRPPNSSQMYNFTSFAVSLNELEKGMEAILAPTDCRLRPDIRNMENGNMDLASREKERLEEKQRAARNERAKDEVEWHTRWFHQGTNPYTGTPDWLYSGGYFDRNFSDCPDIY; translated from the exons GCTTTGATTCTGACAATTCTTCAGGAGACTTTTCAGAAGCAAATCATAAAGGTCCAGAAATGCTTGATCTAGAGCCACACCAAAGCAATAGGACTGAAAAGCATAACGGAGAAGCAGAGATACAAGAAAATGGGATTAAGAGACACAG GACATCATTACCTGCGCCAATGTTTTCTAGGAGTGATTTTAGTGTGTggagcatattaaaaaaatgcattggaCTG GAGCTGTCCAAGATTACAATGCCCATTGTCTTCAACGAGCCCTTGAGTTTCCTTCAAAGGATAACAGAATATATGGAGCATATATACCTCATCAATAAGGCTTGTAGTCACACAGATCCCCTGGAAAGAATGCAG GCTGTAGCTGCTTTTGCAGTTTCTGCTGTAGCTTCTCAGTGGGAGAGAACTGGCAAACCATTTAACCCACTGTTAGGAGAAACCTATGAATTAATCAG GGAGGACTTAGGATTTAGGTTTATATCTGAACAAGTCAGCCACCACCCACCTATTAGTGCATTTTATTCTGAAGGCCTCAATAAGGACTTCATATTTCATGGATCAATTTATCCCAAACTAAAATTCTGGGGAAAGAGTATAGAAGCAGAGCCTCGGGGAACAATTACTTTGGAGCTTCTGAA GCACAATGAAGCTTACACATGGACAAATCCAACCTGTTGTGTACATAATGTAATTATTGGTAAACTGTGGTTAGAACAGTATGGAGTGGTAGAAATTATAAATCACAG TACTGGAGATAAATGTGTTCTTAATTTTAAACCATGTGGACTGTTTGGGAAAGAGCTTCACAGAGTAGAAGGGTACATCCAGGACAAGCA GAAGAAGCTGTGTGTGATCTATGGCAAGTGGACAGAATGTTTGTGGTGCACTGATCCCACCACGTACGAGACCTACAAAAAGAGTGAGAAGAGAGGCAGTGAGCTGAAGAAGAAGTCG AATGAAGAAGATATTAAATCTGAAAATGATGAGGCTGATGATATGCCAGAGGTTCAAGACACAGTGCAGTTCATACCAGGCAGTAAATTGCTTTGGAGAATAAACTCTAGGCCACCAAACTCATCACAG ATGTACAATTTCACCAGTTTTGCTGTGAGCCTCAATGAGCTGGAGAAGGGCATGGAAGCAATCCTGGCTCCCACAGACTGCCGGCTACGTCCAGACATCAGGAACATGGAGAACGGGAACATGG ATTTGGCaagcagagagaaggagagactagaagagaaacaaagagcTGCTCGCAATGAGCGTGCAAAGGATGAGGTGGAGTGGCACACACG ATGGTTTCATCAAGGCACTAACCCATACACTGGGACTCCAGATTGGCTCTACTCAGGTGGCTATTTTGATAGAAATTTCTCAGACTGTCCAGACATATACTGA